A window of Oceanotoga teriensis contains these coding sequences:
- the flgA gene encoding flagellar basal body P-ring formation chaperone FlgA has translation MKKLVLMLLLMLFSISQVYSLKTFYIPKEVYSDDEILSLNDLIPELNINRVIGYLNSEKTIFNSNNLEKTMYGILKSYYNDFELKFESETVIIIRIDKKNKVEDFFDLEKYLKNYFYDNFPNLSLVELPDIKEKLNVESIEITRNFLNKDKLYIYANIKTKDGANLFRNYILTVADFKKVLFYKDDLNRNEKIMKNNTYEATTNILTLNHKILTSENFEFEKYITNKYVKKDEILNPIYLKRIPDIKRNDIVTIVVNFSGISVNSWGKALNDGFIGESLTVVNTVTNKKITGILKEGPILYIGNGGDTP, from the coding sequence TTATTTTCAATATCTCAAGTCTATTCTTTAAAAACTTTTTATATTCCAAAAGAAGTTTATTCAGATGATGAAATTTTATCTTTGAATGATTTAATACCAGAATTAAATATAAATCGAGTAATAGGATATTTAAATTCAGAAAAAACTATATTTAATTCAAATAATCTCGAAAAAACTATGTATGGAATATTAAAAAGTTATTACAATGATTTTGAATTGAAATTTGAGTCTGAAACTGTGATAATCATAAGAATCGATAAAAAAAATAAAGTTGAAGACTTTTTTGATCTAGAAAAATATTTAAAAAATTATTTTTATGATAACTTTCCAAATTTGAGTTTAGTAGAACTTCCTGATATAAAAGAAAAATTAAATGTTGAAAGTATTGAAATAACACGTAATTTCTTAAATAAAGATAAACTTTATATTTATGCAAATATAAAGACTAAAGATGGTGCTAATTTATTCAGAAATTATATCCTAACAGTCGCTGATTTCAAAAAAGTATTATTCTATAAGGATGATTTGAACAGAAACGAAAAAATAATGAAAAATAATACTTATGAAGCTACTACAAATATATTAACTTTAAACCATAAAATCTTAACATCTGAAAATTTTGAATTTGAAAAATATATAACAAATAAATACGTAAAAAAAGATGAAATATTGAATCCTATTTATTTAAAAAGAATTCCCGATATAAAAAGAAATGATATAGTAACAATAGTAGTAAATTTTTCTGGTATATCTGTGAATTCTTGGGGAAAAGCTTTAAATGATGGTTTTATAGGTGAGTCTTTAACTGTTGTGAATACAGTTACAAATAAAAAAATAACAGGAATATTAAAAGAAGGTCCCATTTTATATATTGGGAATGGAGGTGATACTCCTTGA